A window of the bacterium genome harbors these coding sequences:
- a CDS encoding sel1 repeat family protein, whose protein sequence is MRWYRRSWRDGNCSAANNIATIYRDEKNRRLAFQWWTRAQSRGDGNAAVDVGYCYQYGIGTRRNRSLARRMFKHAISADYVSEWRREEAMYHLAVVYLDAGSASRATQLLARASADGDFTEATSLLAEIRSQSPLTTCRCRRGIDKGLPGHAFCLQHPRSIRGPA, encoded by the coding sequence TGCGGTGGTACCGGCGCTCGTGGCGAGACGGCAACTGTTCTGCCGCCAACAACATCGCGACGATCTATCGTGACGAGAAAAACCGTCGGTTGGCGTTTCAGTGGTGGACGCGTGCTCAATCCCGTGGCGACGGCAATGCGGCAGTCGACGTGGGCTACTGCTACCAGTACGGAATCGGCACACGCCGGAACAGGAGCTTGGCTCGGAGAATGTTCAAGCACGCCATTTCCGCCGACTACGTATCCGAGTGGAGACGCGAAGAGGCTATGTATCACCTCGCTGTTGTGTATCTAGACGCGGGGAGTGCCTCGCGAGCAACCCAGTTGCTTGCTCGTGCTTCTGCGGACGGCGATTTCACTGAGGCGACCTCACTATTGGCTGAGATTCGATCGCAGTCGCCCCTCACAACTTGTCGATGTCGTCGCGGTATTGACAAGGGCCTCCCCGGTCATGCGTTTTGTCTTCAACATCCGAGATCGATACGCGGGCCTGCCTAA